TCCTTGGAAAAGCCGGATATTACAAACAGGACAGGCCAAATTACTCCAGATTTTGGGAACTCAAATGGTGGCCAAAAGATGTATCCTTCAATGAAACCTTTGAGCGCTTAATAAAGGAAAAACCAAGATTTAAAGCCACCATGGTCGCACTTGGCGGAAACATGGTCATCTCAAAGGAAGTGATGCAAAGCGTCTGTTTTGACCCGTACGTGAATCGTGGGGAAGACATGGACTATGTCTTCAATGCCCGAATGTTTGGATACAGGTTCTATTTTGACCCTGAATTGTTTGTAGAACACTATCCACCTGAAAAGAAAACCCCTGACTGGAAAAAGGCACGGGAGGATATCTACCGCTTTTTGTATCTGCGTGAGAAATATAGAAGTCATTTGCAGAGTGAAATGGTTCAAAAGATCGCTTTTGAAGAATTCTTGCCCTACCCGGGGATCTTCATGCAGGGTGATCTTGAAGACCGAATAATAGAACATTCCAGAATGATGGCAATGAAATATCTTTCTGAAGGCGATAAAGAAGGTTTTGATAACTGTATGGAGAATGCAAAAATCCCATTCCTGTACAAGAGAAATACGAATATAATCGGTGATTTCTTACAAACAACGGTCTCATGGAGAAAAATCACACAAAATATTTGAGGTGAGGACTTTGCGGGTACTAATGTTGCACTCTGTCCCTTTATATGGCTCAGGCAGCGGAACTTATGTTAGAAAGCTCGCGGAGGAATTCAGCAAAAGCCATGAGGTTTGTGTGATATACCCCGGACCTCCAGCTTACGAGAAGTATATTACCCATAATATTGAAATAAAGCCGGTTCCTGTATTCACATCACATCCCACAGAACCTTCACGCAGTTTTGTGGAGTACGATAATCACGAGATAATTCAGATAATTTCCCTTTATTTGAGTGAACTATCAAAGCTGCTCGAAAAATTTCAACCTGATATCATTCATGTACAGCACCTGGGGATCTGGTGCCCAATAGCGTCAATGCTCAAAAGCTTATTAAATGTACCAGTAGTTGTCACAGCTCATGGAACCGGGCTGTTTGTCATAGAAAGGGACAGCAGATTTGAAAGTATGATCAGAAAATGCTGTGCGGATATTGATGAGGTTATAGCGGTTAGCGACAGTTTGAGGGACAAAGTGGTAAAAACCTTTCCTTCACTTAAAGAAAAGAGCGCTACCATACCTGGTGGTGTTGACTTATCAAAGTATTCAAAGCCTTCAATGTCGAAAGAAGAGTGGAGATCCACATACAACTTAAAGGACAAAGTGATTCTTTACGTTGGGCGCCTCATCGAGGAAAAAGGCGTACAGCATTTGATAAATGTCGCATCCGCTTTTCCAGACGCGATAGTGGTGATTAGCGGCTCTGGGGGTTATGAAAATGCATTGAAAGAAATGGCTATCGGTAAGGAAAATGTACTGCTTCTTCCGCACCTCAAAGATAAAATAGTTGATTTCTTTATTCATAGCGATGTATTATGTGTACCTTCAATATGGGAAGAAGCACTTGGGCTCGTGATATTGGAGGCCATGGCAGCTGGTACTCCGGTGGTGGCATCAAATATTGGCGGTATCCCGACTGCTGTTAAGGATGGAGAAACCGGGCTGCTCTTTGAACCGGGAGACGAGCAGGATATGAAAAGCAAGATAAAAAGGATACTAGAAAATCCTGCGTTGTCAGAGATGCTCTCAAAAAATGCACTGAAGATGGTTGAGGAAAAATTCTCCTGGGAGACAATTGCCGGAGATGTTCTGAAAATCTACGAAAAACTCATCTAAAACCCTGTTAGAACAAGGTGAACAAGCTCTCAGACTTGTTCACCTTGCTATTTTTAGTATGCTTTACTGCCCAGCGAACACTCTAATTGGTGTTGAAATTGACACCATTCTTCCTTTTCGCTGAAATACCACTTCCACATAAGTTGCCGTATATCCCTTGATAACAAGTGTAGTAGTTGTTTTCTCAGCGCTTTCAAGGATTTTGTAATCGAATCTGGCATTTCTAAAATCCTTTATTGGTGAACTGGCTGAAAATAACCTTACCTCGGATATATTCCATTTACCGGCGTTGATAGAAATACCAACCTGAACCTCTGTTTCCGACGTAGTTGTAGAATACTCCGCTGAAACTTTGGGCAATGATACTCCCTCGTCGAGGTTGGCGAAAAGTGCACCTATTGCCTGCACTGTTCTGGGAGTTTCAGCACCATGCCCTGCGTTTGGAGCGTAAACCATTCCCTTTTCACCTGAAAGCCCATCGAAATATAGCGTTGCGGCATCAGCAGGCCAATAGGGGTCATTCGTCCCGACGATAATGAGTTTCGGGATATTTAACTTTTCTCTATAAGAATAGGGGTCAATGTATTGCAAGAGGTCAATTCTTTTTGGGTCGTCCAAATCATTCAGTATGCCTGTTTCAACATATTCTCCTATGGACTTGCTATAATCTCCCCAAAATTCAAGCTGATGCCTCATCTGTTCCCTGATGTTTAAATTGTCAAAAGCAATTGGCGCGATGGCTTTAACCCGGCTATCGCAGGCTGCAGTGAGCCACGTTGTCCAGCCTCTTTTAGAAGCTCCGGACAATATGAAGCCCTCTATTTCAAAACCATCTTTCCTTGCATAGTCTATGAGCATATTCATTGCAGTGATTGTGCTTCTCACCATCGGCAAAAGCAGCGGCCATTCATAGTCACCGGTTTCCAGAAACCTCACAAAGGTATAGGCTATGAGCCAATCTTCCCTATAACCGTTGAAGAGAGGCTGGTTTGGAATATCAAACAGTATTGCTACGTAAGCTCCATTTTGAGTTGCCAGCGTGTTGAAGACCTGAAGAAGCTCAGCATCAATCTTGTAATCACCAGTTATGAAGATTAGGGCGTTTTTTGACCTGGGATTCGCGGGCTTTATTATGAGAAGATGGTTCTTCCAGTCAATTCCTTTCCATTTGAAAGGCTTAAAAGAAAAAACACCAAAACCTGAAGATCCCGTTCCCAACGGAATAACTACCTCAAAGCCTGCCTCCTCCATTGTTTTTGGAAGTTCCTCGAGCGCTAAGTAATCCATCATGCTAACCCCTATTACTGTTGAAAAGCTAAATAGAGCCAGAAAAAATGAACAAAGAGATTTGCTCATAACTATCCCCCCTCAAAGATTTATACATCGAAAAAAATCCAAAAGTCAATAGTATTGGCCTTAATCGATAAAAGTACTAAAGTTTTAAGGAATTGATATGGTGTATCCAATTAGTATGTAATACACTTACACGCGAGATAAATTATAGACTATCTGGATTCTGGTAATAAAAGGCATAAGGGATATTGATACAGAAAATCCAGCATATAGCAAATAATTCACAGATTCTCATCTTAGATTTGCTGCGATGATCAAAAAATCAAGATCTTCCCATTGAAGGAATCGAAAAAGAAATTGGTAAAATCGATTACGAATAAATACAACTGGAGGTCAAACCACGGTACGAAAGAAAACGAATTCAGGGGTCTGTCTTGGTTTTGAAGAAAAATTTGGCAGGCGGAGCTCATCTGCCGTGATTGGACAGGGGAATAATTCTTTTTTTCAAGATATGGGGGTGTTTTATGCCGGAACCGGTCGTTGATTTTAGCCCGTTATTCTATATGATTTTCGTTTTTTTAATTCCCGTTTTTATCTTTGGGGGAATTAGGATTTTAATAGCAGTAATCAAAAGAAACAAACTTAAAAAAGCGGGTTTACCAGAAATAGACAAAATGAGCGGCGAAGAATTCGAGATTTATCTTGAACAGCATTTTAGAAAACTTGGTTATCACGTTCATAGGACAAAATATATTGGCGATTATGGAGCCGATCTCATTATTGAGAAAGATGATATTAGAACCGCCGTACAAGCAAAGAGATATAACAGAAGTGTGGGTATTAAAGCTGTCCAAGAAGTAGTGGCTTCAATGAAGTTCTATGAGTGTTCACGGGCTATTGTAGTGACCAACAGTAGATTCACTGAAGCCGCTCAAACCCTCGCCAGAAAAAATAATGTCGAACTGTGGGATAGGAACAAGCTCGCAAAATCAATTTTGAATTCAAAAGACGCCGGCACACAAGCTTTGACTTCGAATCGAGTTAAAGAGGTTGGGGTTTCTATAAAATCGGTTTCAAAATCAAGAAAACCTGAAAAACAAAAAGTTCAGGAAAAATCTTCATCATCTACAGAAAAATCCCTTCCTGATAACCCTGTATGTTACAAATGCGGCAAACCGGTTACTGAGAAAACCAGAGATTACTGCCTTCAACACCGAGAAATGTTCTTTGGAAGAATTTATTGCTACGAACATCAGAAACCCTTCAAGCAGGCTTTTAAGGATAAAATGAAGGTTTTCACTGAGAAGAAAGATCGACGGTAGACGATAATGGAAGACACTAATTATTAGAAGCAAAAAGACAAACTCCCGATGCTGTGAGCAAACAGGTTGTTTGAATTTCGTTCAGTGGCTTTTGTACCCTCTAAGAAGCTCCATAATGATAGAATCTTTATAAGAGTACCTCAGGAAGTGGCTGTATCAAAAAACAGCTTGTTTAAGACTCGGAAGTTTCATGGAAGAGGTGTTAGTTGTGAATTACGTGAAGGAACCCGTTCAAAGAAGAATAAAGGCTCACAGAAGTTCCGTCGAGGGAATTGCTGTGGACAACAAGAGTAATCTCTTTTTCACCTGTTCCTATGACCACACTATCAAGATGTGGGATTTTGAAGGCAATTTACTGAAGAGCGTTGAATTCAATGCTGAAAATGGCGAACCCGCTATTGTTACGGCTCTCGGAATATGCCCGAAGGGAGAATTTCTCGTAGCTGGTTCGAACGCCGAGATAGTTGTGTATTCGTTACCTGAACTGCAGCTGGTTGTGAGAAAAAACTTCAGGAATGTAGAGGCAACGGCGTCAGTGCCCGCCATTGTGGCAGAAGTTTCTTCGATAGCCATTTCTCCAGATTCCACAAAGCTCGTTGTGGGTATCGATAACGGCACGATCAAAGTTTTTGAATTCCCGGAGCTCAAGTACATGAACACCTTTCACCAGCAGACCTTCGGCCTTGGGGTTTTCTTGACCTTCTGGGACTCCACGACTTTCTTTTCCGCCGCAGAGTCCGTTAACCGGTGGAATATCAATAACTTGGATTCGGTCAGGCCTGAATTTCTGGAACTTCCCTACGATTTCAAGGCCCGGGATATAACAGTAGATCGCACAAAAGAACTTTTGTATGTGGCGGGTAGTGGTGAAAGAGAGAATATAAAGATATACTCGTTGATGGATTTGAAGTTTCAGTACGCGCTTCCAGAATCTCAGAGCGTAACAACCGTTAGGGTATCTCGTGAGGGGATAATGGTTGCCGGAACCAAAGACCGTGACTTGGGAGACAGCGTGAAACTCTGGGATCCCGAAAAAAAAGAGCTTCTAAGAACGTTGAATTGCCCACTGCCAAATCTGAATTCTCTGGAAATCACATCAGAGGGCAATTTGTTGATTTCCACCCACGAAAACGGCTCGATCATATTGTGGAATTTCTGAATTCATTTCACTCCGACAAGGCCGACAGGACCGTCAATTTCTGGACAGCTCCGACAGCTATTATATTGCAGATTTTCGAAACCGCTGATTTATTCCTTCGATATGCTTTCCAAAACCTGGCAGAAAGTTTTGGGTTTATGGTAATATTGGCTAATACTCTTTTTGGGTGGAATGATTATGTTTCCATTATTTCCCTTTTTAGCATATGTTTTTACCATGACCTTTACCCCTGGGCCAAACAATATTATGTCCATGGCTAATGCTAACCGATTTGGGTATAGAAAAACATTGAACTTTCTACTTGGTGTAGTAAGTGGTTTTTTCACGATATTGCTCTTGAGCGGTTTGTTCAATTTGGCGCTGGAGAATATCATGCCTGGGATCCAGCTCTTTATGAATATCTTTGGTGGACTCTATATTGGATATCTGGGAATAAGCGTCATAATAGACCGGGGACATAGGACGGGTGCACAAAAGCACCTCAACAACTACCTTGTGGGGTTTAGCATGCAATTTGCAAACCCAAAGGGAATTCTATTTGGAATTACCATTATGGCAAATTTTATTATTCCCTACTACAAATCCTCTATCTCTTTGATTCTTTTTTCAGCCTTTCTCACCTTTGTGGCTTTTATTTCAGTTTCTTGCTGGGCACTCTTTGGTGTGCTTTTCCAGCGCTTCCTATCTCGTTACGGGAAGGCCATCAACATCACTCTTGGTTTGCTTCTAATCTATAGCGCAGTCTCCATTTCGGGGATCATGAAATTCATAAAGCTCTAATATCAGGGAAGTATTATTTCCCCCGCAATTTTAGATAGTTTCTGTATCTTCTTTCTTCCAGCAATCCGGATTCAACGGCTTCTTTCACGGCACATCCGGGTTCATTTATGTGTCTGCAGTCTCTGAACTTGCATCGTTTAGCGAGTTCGGTAATATCGGGGAAGGCGTTCCTAATACCTGTTCCATCATCGATTACTCCGAACTCTCTCATTCCAGGTACATCGATTATTCTTCCGCCGAAGGGCAATTCGTAAACTTGAGATGACGTCGTGGTATGCCTGCCCTTGTAATGGCTGGTACTCACTGTATTGGTTCTTGCCTTCTCCTCTTCAAACACCGCATTGACGAGAGAAGATTTTCCAACTCCGGAACTTCCGGCAAAAACAGAGTTCTTGCCTTTCAGCAGGGATTTCAGCTCTTCTATCCCTTCTCTCACCACGACACTGGTGAGCAGCACCGTGTAACCAATGTTCCGGTATTCTTTAACATCTTCCTGGATTTCTGGTGGATCTATAAGATCGATTTTGTTGAAGCAGATGACGGATTCGATTCCACCGTATTTTGCCGATATCGTATATCTCTCAATGAGATTTTTGTTATAACGCGGATCTTTAACCGCGAAAACAAGTATTGCCTGATCAATGTTTGCGGCTACAACCTGTTCCAGATGGACACCTTTTTTACCGGCGCCCTTCCTGATCAATTTACTTCTCCGCTCTTCTATTGTGGTTATCACTCCCCTGCCCCCCATGACGGGTTGAAATTCCACATAGTCACCTACCACGACCAGTGTCTTGGTTGTCCGGCTCTGCTTGAAGAGCCTACCTCTGAGGGTACAGCTAATGTCTTCGGCGCCGTTTACCGGCCTTACTTTGTACAGTCCTTTCTGGATGTTTACTACAATTCCCTTCAATTCTCTCTACCTCCAAAAAAAGCACCACGGCTTCAGCCGTGGTTGCACGTTTTTTACAAACAAAAAAGGCCACAGCTTCAACACAGCGTGGCCCTCAGTTTATCAGTCTGGGAAATATTTAGCTTATACTCATTGGGAGGGTTGCACTGTGCCGGATTAAACTTCTGAACTTGTTCTGAAATATGAATTCTTTTCTCTTCGTCATCCGACATCACCTCCCGGGGAACAATTTCTTGCCTTTCTCATTATACACACAATCTGTTCAAGAACAAAACAAGTATATTGTTATTCCGGATTGTTCACAGCATTCTCAATAGCCTTCAATATAATCTTACTGCTGTATGTCGCACCGCTTATTGTATCAACCATAACGCTCTGTTCATCGATGACAGCTTCTACAATATCCTCTGCTTTCTTGCCTTTTCCCGTTATGTGCTCCACAATTTCGATATTATCTATCTTTCCGTTACTAACGCTCACCCGAACCTTGGCGCTGATCAGGCCCAGAGAATAGCTTCCATAATAATCGCCATCTTCGAGTTTGGAAAGCTCCAGTTCAGAGAATTCAATAGCCGCTGCTTCTTTTCTTACACGGCTGATTTCTAAAAACATTTTGGATGCAACAAATATTCCAAAAAGTACGAATGTAACGATGAATACAATTACGACACGTTTTACAAGTTTTTTCATTCACTATCCCTCGCTTCCGGTATCAGGTACTCGATATTCAATCTCAACTCATCGAGTAACTCCTCTTTTGTGTTGTTTGAAGTACTATAATAATAAGAATAGAGCATGCCAAAAAGCATCGAAGTGATAATTCTTTCAAGCTTAACTGCCGTTTCAGACTCGTATCCATGCTCTAAAGATAATCTCTGGAAGAGTTCTATCCGAAGTCTATACATTTCTTTAAAGTTCGGGATAATGTCAGCGTCATCTATTACTACAAGGTTCTCGTTCATGAATATGATTTTAAACAGATCAGGCTTCTCAAGAAAGAATCGAGCAAATTCGATGTATAGAACTTTTATCTTTCTGGCTGCTGGCAAATCCAGTGAAGACTTCTCCCGTAGCCATTCCATTGCTTCAGCCGCGTAACTATCCATAACAGCACTTAGCAAGCCATCCATACTGCCAAAGTAGTTGTAGATGGTAGCAGGAGCATAGCCCGCCTGCTCAGCGACTTTTCTAACACTGAGCGCCTTTACACCGTAGTAGTCGATGATTTCTTTTGCTGCTCTTATAAAATATTCTCGCCTCTTTTTTATGCGCTTTTCTTTCTCGGACATATCAACCTTCCATTTCGAAATCTTTCGCAAATTTCTCTATATTTTCCTCCCTTACGAAGGGAAGCTCTCTTCCTTCAGATATCTTCTGTACCACCTTCCTGGTGAGGAATCCCATCTTTTTGAAGTTGAATTCCCCTCCAAAATATCCTTTCACATAGCAGCTGTCCAGAAAGTCTTTACTGAAATTGTTTGAAAGAAACTCCTCAAACCTATCAGGTGTTTCTCCCATGCAGAGGAACACCCCCAGCCTTTTCTTTTTCAATAGTTCTAAATTTTTCTCGACGAAATTCCTCACTTTTCTTGGTGCTTTACTCACGCGTATGTAGCTTCCCAGAATCACGCCATCAAATTTGCTCAGATCTACCCTGCCCGCATTTGCAAGATTAACCACGGAGCTCTCTGAGCCCAGGCATTCAGAAAGAATTCTGGCGCATTTTTCGGTGGTACCAGTCTTGCTGCTGTAAAGTATTAAGACCTTCATAACAATCCTCCTCGAGACTATAATGTGAACAGCGTTCAATTTATGAACGTAGTTTACCAAAAACGTTGGGATCTGTCAATAACATTGATAAAATCTTTTCGATGATTGGCACTCTAAAGTTCTTTACTCGGGACACAAACAAATGTGGGCTTATTTGATTGGCTCCAATTGAAAAAGATAGCGGAACGATGAGGTTAGAAGATATGTTTCATATAACGTCAGAAGGCATTACAGATAAAAATGTTATAATCAAACATTGATGAACTGAAGGGATTACGATGAACTGGATGCACTTTGAACCCGTTCTTATACTCGAGTTGATCAAAGATAAGGAAAATCGATTGAAGATAAAATCAGGGCAATCATGGGCTCATCCTTATCGGGCAAGTTTCCACCGATGGATTAGAACTAAGTGCGGGCTCTGCAAAGGATATCGCAAATCGCATCTCAAATGTGAAAGATTTATCGATGATGGACAGGCTTAAAGAGTTTAGAGAGGAAATCGGAATGACTTTGGTGGTTATCTCGAGGAGGATTTAAGGAATATCGCGTGAACTGAACTGTCTTAAATTATGCTTGGATTCATAAATTGTATCAATATTGTATCAATGAGTTGGAGGTGGTCAGATGATAATAGGGGCAGTTATTCTGGTGGTTATACTCATACTCGCATTCTGGTTTATAGGTATCTATAACGGTTTGATCCGGTTGAAGAAGAGAGTGCAAAACGCCTGGGCGCAAATTGATGTCCAGCTCAAGAGAAGACATGACCTCATTCCGAATTTAGTCAATGCCGTTAAAGGCTATATGAAGTTCGAACGTGAGACCCTTGAAAAGGTCATGGAGGCGCGTGCGAGAGCCATTTCAGCTCAGGGAGTGGGTGACAAAATCAAGGCCGAGAGGGAACTTGGCGGTTTCCTTGGCAGATTACTCGCTATCGTGGAGAACTATCCCGAATTGAAAGCAAATGAGAATGTCAAACAGCTAATGGAAGAACTCACGACCACAGAAAACAAGATATCCTATGCTCGGCAATTTTACAATGATACAGTAACGAGATTCAATACCAAGATAGAGATTTTCCCTGACAACATAGTGGCAAACATGTATTCTTCAAAGTTCCAATCTTTTCCGCTCTTCGAAATCGAAGATAAAGCGGAAAGGGAAGTGCCTAAAGTAGACTTAAATCTTGAAGGATGAAAACAATGGTTTTTTCAGTGGATTTTTATGCCGAAGAGAGAAAGAACGTCAGGAAGACGGTTTTGCTGGTTACACTGTTCTATTTGATGATGGCCGCTTTCGGTCTGATAATCGATCTCTCGTTTGGCCTTTTCCCGATTTTTTCTACTGTCTTTTTGGCAGTTGCTACGATTCAGTTTCTTGTTTCGATATTTTCTGGCAAGGCTATGGTGCTGAAGTCCGTGGGTGCAAGGCCTTACAATCCAGCTGACTACGAAGAAAAGCAGCTGAAGAATATCGTTGATGAACTGACTATTGCGGCCGGTCTCTCAGAACCTCCTGCGCTATATGTGATAGAAAATGATGAAGTGATAAATGCTTTTGCAACGGGTTTTAAACGCGAGGATGCTGTTATTTGTGTTACCACCGGTCTTCTAAAGAGTCTCGACAGAGAGGAGACTTCTGGAGTTATAGGCCACGAACTGAGCCACATTATAAATAGAGATATTCTTATCATGACCATGATTTCCGCCCTTATTGGTGCAGTCGTCATAATACAGGTCTTCGCTTTAAGGGCGCTGTTCAGTTACCTCAGATTCGGAGGCTTTGCGCGGAGCAGGCGGCGGAGTAAAAAGGGTGACAATTCTACACTGGCAATTCTCGCTTTTCTCGCCGCAGTTGCAGGGCTTGCGACACTGTTTTCTTTCGTCGGGAAGCTCTCACTATTCGCTGTATCGCGTGCGAGAGAATACTTCGCGGATGCACGTGCTGTGGAACTGACGAGAAACCCGGTAGGCCTTGCGGGTGCATTAAGAAAGATCGCCTTGAAGTCGAAAAAGCTAAAAACTGCGAGCACTGCAACAGCGCATCTCTTTATAACAGATCCGCTGAAGAGGAAGGTGAATGAAAAGGTCACCGCCTTTGCATCGCTTTTCAGCACACATCCGCCCATTTATATGAGAATCGCTGTGCTCGAAAACAGACCACCAGAAGAGGTCAAGGAAGAACTGAGGATACAATAAAAAAAGCCGGGCGATCGCCCGGCTTAATTCATTCTGACAGCACGCTTTCGATTTCTTTCATCACGTCCTCGGTAAGCTTTTCCTTCACCTCGAGAGCCTTCAGGTTCTCTTCGAGCTGTTCGATGTTACTTACACCAAGGATAACGCTACTAACGTTCGGGTTCTTCAGACACCATGCCAGTGCCAGCTGGGACTGTTTAACACTAAGTTCTTGCGCAATCTTTCCAATTTTTCGCACTTTTCTAAAGGTCTCATCGCTGAGTAGTCCCCGTTCTTCGAAATGTTTTCTTAAACCCGGGAAGCGGGCCAGTCTACTGTTTTCAGGTATTCCATCATTGTACTTCCCTGTAAGGATTCCGGAAGCGAGAGGGCTGAAAGTAGTCAATCCCATTCCATACTTTTCATATATCGGCTGATATTCCTTTTCCACCCTTTCCCTCGCGAGCATGTTATATAGAGGTTGTTCAACAATGGGTGGGATGCAGTTCAGCTCTTTGCAAGCTTTATGAGCTGCTTCGAGTTCATCAGCGCTCCATTCCGATGTCCCCCAGTAAAGAGCGAGCCCGTTCCTTACGATGTAGTCCATGGCGAACACTGTCTCTTCAATGGGAGTTTCTGGATCAGGTCTATGACAATAGATAATGTCCACGTAATCAAGCTGAAGTCTTTTCAAAGAATTCCAGGTACCTTCGAGAAGGTGTTTCCTTGAAAGACCTTTATCATTTGGGCCCTCGCCGCCCCAAAAGATCTTTGTGGAAACGACGATATCCGATCTGCGGAATTCTTTGAGAACCTGTCCCATGATAAATTCCGCCATTCCGTTGGCGTACGCTTCCGCCGTATCAAAAAAGTTAACCCCTTGCTTAAAGGCTTCTTTCATAGCGGCTTTCGCATTTTCAACATCGAGCTGATTTCCGAATGTCAACCAGGAACCGAGAGAGAGCTCACTTATCCTCAGTCCCCATTTTCCTACTTTACGGTACTCCATCCTTCTCCCCCTTTATGTGTGTCTTCTGAACATACTGGTTCTATCTGAATCGTGTGTCATCTGGATATATCTGTGCTTTGCTGACTCTGCCATTTTCGCTATTATATTTTTGAGGTCGCTAGACTCGAAAAGCCCTTCTAGTTTGTCTAATAGAGGTTTTTCAAACCTAAAAGCTACTTCAGCCTCAGGATCAAAGACTATGTATTCGACGGCTTTGTTGGAAACCTCTACTTCCGCTTGTTTTAGTAACATAAGGGTGTAGTCGATAAAGATGTCTCCAACTTCCGATGTAGACTTTGCTTCAGCAAGCCTTTCGCGGTACTCATGTTCGATTGTGCGGAACTGCTTCATGAAGGAATCTTGCTTTTCCATGAGTTTCACCCCTTTCTTAAAGTCTCCCCATTTGAAGAGAGGCGAAGGAAGCAGAGACAATCACAGCTGTCTCCACACGGAGTATCCTCTTTCCCAGAGAAACCGGAAGGCAGAATTGGTGTAATTTTTTGAGCTCATTTTCAGCAAAACCACCTTCTGGTCCAACCAAAATCCTGACATTTTTGCTTGAAGCGATAGAATCGCTTAAACTCTGAAGTGGACTTCCAGTGAAGTCTAACAGCAAGTTTAGTGAGTTACTATGATCTATTTGATCAATAGAATCTATTATACACAGTTCCGGTAGATACGTGTTCAGACATTGTTTTGACGCTTCGCGCATAACAGAGTAAAACTTGTCAAGCCTGTTGGGTAAGATTTTTGCAACGCTGTATCGACTGTTGAATATTTCGATCCTGTCCACTCCGAGTTCCACGGCCTTTTCGATTATCAGACGTATCCGGGGCCATTTTGTGGAAGCAACAAATATTATCAGGCTCTTACCATCGTGATATTCATGTTTTCTAGAAAGGAGATTTCCTGTTGCTCCTGTCTTGCTTATGGTTT
This genomic interval from Kosmotoga pacifica contains the following:
- the rsgA gene encoding ribosome small subunit-dependent GTPase A, which encodes MKGIVVNIQKGLYKVRPVNGAEDISCTLRGRLFKQSRTTKTLVVVGDYVEFQPVMGGRGVITTIEERRSKLIRKGAGKKGVHLEQVVAANIDQAILVFAVKDPRYNKNLIERYTISAKYGGIESVICFNKIDLIDPPEIQEDVKEYRNIGYTVLLTSVVVREGIEELKSLLKGKNSVFAGSSGVGKSSLVNAVFEEEKARTNTVSTSHYKGRHTTTSSQVYELPFGGRIIDVPGMREFGVIDDGTGIRNAFPDITELAKRCKFRDCRHINEPGCAVKEAVESGLLEERRYRNYLKLRGK
- a CDS encoding glycosyltransferase family 2 protein; translated protein: MNSKGTLARLLDNLLEFEEIKSGEIPVRIVGISNRKDLRKKVEELLNSYLKEYSNKMDLKLCSYSWLDSLKRRLKEKEIDDFFPIEPDSYSQIRNLCLLAALETKSDLGIFLDDDELLTDKNYFKKSEEGMYSLAKDNGTILGKAGYYKQDRPNYSRFWELKWWPKDVSFNETFERLIKEKPRFKATMVALGGNMVISKEVMQSVCFDPYVNRGEDMDYVFNARMFGYRFYFDPELFVEHYPPEKKTPDWKKAREDIYRFLYLREKYRSHLQSEMVQKIAFEEFLPYPGIFMQGDLEDRIIEHSRMMAMKYLSEGDKEGFDNCMENAKIPFLYKRNTNIIGDFLQTTVSWRKITQNI
- a CDS encoding LysE family transporter, encoding MFPLFPFLAYVFTMTFTPGPNNIMSMANANRFGYRKTLNFLLGVVSGFFTILLLSGLFNLALENIMPGIQLFMNIFGGLYIGYLGISVIIDRGHRTGAQKHLNNYLVGFSMQFANPKGILFGITIMANFIIPYYKSSISLILFSAFLTFVAFISVSCWALFGVLFQRFLSRYGKAINITLGLLLIYSAVSISGIMKFIKL
- a CDS encoding glycosyltransferase family 4 protein; the encoded protein is MLHSVPLYGSGSGTYVRKLAEEFSKSHEVCVIYPGPPAYEKYITHNIEIKPVPVFTSHPTEPSRSFVEYDNHEIIQIISLYLSELSKLLEKFQPDIIHVQHLGIWCPIASMLKSLLNVPVVVTAHGTGLFVIERDSRFESMIRKCCADIDEVIAVSDSLRDKVVKTFPSLKEKSATIPGGVDLSKYSKPSMSKEEWRSTYNLKDKVILYVGRLIEEKGVQHLINVASAFPDAIVVISGSGGYENALKEMAIGKENVLLLPHLKDKIVDFFIHSDVLCVPSIWEEALGLVILEAMAAGTPVVASNIGGIPTAVKDGETGLLFEPGDEQDMKSKIKRILENPALSEMLSKNALKMVEEKFSWETIAGDVLKIYEKLI
- a CDS encoding TetR/AcrR family transcriptional regulator; translated protein: MSEKEKRIKKRREYFIRAAKEIIDYYGVKALSVRKVAEQAGYAPATIYNYFGSMDGLLSAVMDSYAAEAMEWLREKSSLDLPAARKIKVLYIEFARFFLEKPDLFKIIFMNENLVVIDDADIIPNFKEMYRLRIELFQRLSLEHGYESETAVKLERIITSMLFGMLYSYYYSTSNNTKEELLDELRLNIEYLIPEARDSE
- a CDS encoding FMN-binding protein — its product is MKKLVKRVVIVFIVTFVLFGIFVASKMFLEISRVRKEAAAIEFSELELSKLEDGDYYGSYSLGLISAKVRVSVSNGKIDNIEIVEHITGKGKKAEDIVEAVIDEQSVMVDTISGATYSSKIILKAIENAVNNPE
- a CDS encoding PhoPQ-activated protein PqaA family protein, translated to MSKSLCSFFLALFSFSTVIGVSMMDYLALEELPKTMEEAGFEVVIPLGTGSSGFGVFSFKPFKWKGIDWKNHLLIIKPANPRSKNALIFITGDYKIDAELLQVFNTLATQNGAYVAILFDIPNQPLFNGYREDWLIAYTFVRFLETGDYEWPLLLPMVRSTITAMNMLIDYARKDGFEIEGFILSGASKRGWTTWLTAACDSRVKAIAPIAFDNLNIREQMRHQLEFWGDYSKSIGEYVETGILNDLDDPKRIDLLQYIDPYSYREKLNIPKLIIVGTNDPYWPADAATLYFDGLSGEKGMVYAPNAGHGAETPRTVQAIGALFANLDEGVSLPKVSAEYSTTTSETEVQVGISINAGKWNISEVRLFSASSPIKDFRNARFDYKILESAEKTTTTLVIKGYTATYVEVVFQRKGRMVSISTPIRVFAGQ
- a CDS encoding restriction endonuclease, whose amino-acid sequence is MPEPVVDFSPLFYMIFVFLIPVFIFGGIRILIAVIKRNKLKKAGLPEIDKMSGEEFEIYLEQHFRKLGYHVHRTKYIGDYGADLIIEKDDIRTAVQAKRYNRSVGIKAVQEVVASMKFYECSRAIVVTNSRFTEAAQTLARKNNVELWDRNKLAKSILNSKDAGTQALTSNRVKEVGVSIKSVSKSRKPEKQKVQEKSSSSTEKSLPDNPVCYKCGKPVTEKTRDYCLQHREMFFGRIYCYEHQKPFKQAFKDKMKVFTEKKDRR
- a CDS encoding flavodoxin domain-containing protein, producing MKVLILYSSKTGTTEKCARILSECLGSESSVVNLANAGRVDLSKFDGVILGSYIRVSKAPRKVRNFVEKNLELLKKKRLGVFLCMGETPDRFEEFLSNNFSKDFLDSCYVKGYFGGEFNFKKMGFLTRKVVQKISEGRELPFVREENIEKFAKDFEMEG